Genomic DNA from Nonomuraea rubra:
TAGAACGGGCACCACGTAAAGGGCGGCCGCCGCCGCCTGCACCGTGGAGTCGGGGTTGCCATGCGGGTCGAGGTAGAAGGCGGAGATGGCGACGGACAGTGTGGTTTGGTCGGGGTCGAGGAACAGGGCCGGTCCGAGGTAGTCGCCCCAGATCCAGGTGAACGAGAGCAGGAAGGAGGTCAACAGCACCGGCCGGGACAGCGGCAGGAAGATCTGCAGGAAGATGCGGCCGTACCCGCAACCGTCGATGATCGCCGCGTCTTCCAGTTCGGCTGGGATGCCGGCGAAGAACTGGCGGAACAGGAACACCAGGAAGGGTGAGGCGGCCAGGCCCCACAGCACCCATGGCCAGTACGTGTTGATCAGCCCGACTCGGGCGAACAGCACGTACGTAGGGATCAGCGTCAGAATCTGCGGCAGCATCATGGTGGACAGCAACAGCACGAACAGCGGGCGTTTGCCGCGCCCGCGCAGGCGGGCGAAACCGAAGCCGACCGCCGCGCTGGAGAAAGTCACCAGGATCGCGTACAGGAACGAGAGGAACATCGAGTTCCCCAGGTACGCCGCGAAGTTGATTTCGGTGAGAGCCTGGGTGAAGTTGTCCCACTGCGGCGCCTCGGGCAGGAGCTTGGCTGGGATCGACACCCACTCCGCCTTGGTCTTCAAGGCGGCCAGCACAAGCCAGGCGAACGGCCCGGCGAACAGTATCGCGAGCGTCATCAGCAGCAGGTAGGCGCCGGCCGTCTTGGCGGGCCGCCGAGGGCGCCGGGCCCGCCGCCGCGTGCTGACTGTGGGCGCTGGGGTGGGGATCTTCGTGATGGTCATCGGTCGGCCTCTCTGTCGACCGTGTAGTGGACCCATAGCCGGCTCGACCGCTGCACGAAGAGCGTGATGGCCAGGATGACCAGGAAGAACACAAAGAGCATCGCGGAGCCATAGCCATACCGGCTGTTGACGAAGAACTCCTGATAGACCTGCACCATGTACAGGTGTGTGGTTTCTGGCACCTCGCCCACGTTGCCGACCTGGCCCGTCTGGGCCAGCAGCAGCGGCTGGATGATGATCTGCAGGGAGGCGATGATGCCGGTCACCACTTGGAAGAAGATGACGGGGGAGATGATCGGCACGGTGACGTGGCGGAACACGTGCCAGCGGGTGGCGCCGTCGACGCGCGCCGCCTCTTCCAGTTCGGCTGGGACGCCCTGCAGGGCGGCAAGCATGATCACCATCCCGCCGCCGAGTCCCCACAGGGTGAGGATGATCAGCGCGTAGAACGCGTTCGGGTCGACCAGCCAGGCGATCGGGCCGATGCTGATCTTCTCGAGGATGGCGTTGAGGATGCCGGCGTCTCGGTTGAAGATGAGCTTCCACATGATCGCCATGGCGACGATCGGGACGACCGAGGGCAGGAAGAAGATCGTCCGGAACAGGCCGACTGCCTTCAGCCGCTGGTTGAGCAGCACCGCCAGGCCGAGCCCGCCGGCCACCATGAGCGGCACCGCGATCGCGGTGTATGCGAGCGTGCGGACCAGGCTGGCGATGGCCTCCGCGTCACCCATGAGCTCGGCATAGTTGCGCAAGCCGACCCAGCGCCAACGGTCGCTGCGGCCGTTGAAGTTGGTCAGGCTGATCGCGAGCGCGTAGCCGAGCGGTAGCGCGGTGAGCAGCGCGAAGCCGAGTACCCAGGGCGAGACGAACAGGTAGAACGTCCCGCTGGAATGCCGCTTCCAGCTGGGCCGCCCACGCCTCGCCCTTTCCGTTGCCATGGCGACCACTAGCCGATCTGGTCCTTGCCTTGCTTCAGCAGCTTGTTGACCTCATCGGTGATCGCCTTGCCGGCCTGCTCGACGGTGATCTCCTTCTTGATGGCCCGCTGAAGCTGCTTGTCGAGCACGGTGTTCCAGCCGTCGGATGCGACCATGTAGGGAGAGTCGGGCAACTGGCCGGCGTACTGAAGTTCGGCCTGCTGGGTCTGGTACGCCTGCTTCTGGTACGGCAGCTCCTGCGGCAACATCGTCAGCTGCGCTTTCAAGGCCGGAATGCCCCAGCCGCTCTTCGCCCGTTCCTCGGATGGCGGGCCGGCCATGAAGTACTCCATGAGTTTCCACGCCTCGTCCTTGTGCTTGGCCTTCGAGGGGATGGCCGCACCCCAGCCCACGTAGGTGGGACTGATGCGCTTGTCGCCCATCACCGGCGCGGGCGCCATCGCGACGTTGTTCTTGATCTCGTCGGACTCTTCGACGAAGTTGCCGCCGTACCAGTAGCCGTCCTGGGTGATCGCCATCCGCTTGGCGAGGAAGAGTGACAGGTCGGCACCGTCCGGAGCCGGGTCGAGCGCGGTGGGCCCCACGCCGGCCTGGGCGAAGTCGACGTACCACCTCAGTGCTCGCAACGCCTCCGGTGTGGTCATGTCGGTCTCGGTCAGGTCCGCGCTGTACACCTGGCCACCCTGCTGCAGGATCATCATCATGATCGGCGCCGACAGGCCCCAGGCCCACTCCACCCCGAGGCCGTAGACCTGGGTCTTGCCGCCGCTCTTCTTGGTCAGCTTCTTCCCGATCTCCAACAGTTCGTCGTACGAGATCGGCTCGGTCGTGCTCAGCGGCTGGATCTTTGCGCCCTCGAAAAGTGCTCGGTTGTACCAGAGCGTGGCGTCCTGGCTCCAGTCCTTGACGATTCCGTAGTACGGGCCCTGGCCGCTCCGCGTGCCGTCCCATCGGAAGCTGTCGTTGACCGACAGCAGGTGCTCCGGCTTCAACACGCTGCTCTTCGCCATGTACGGGTCCAGCGCGGTGTACAGCTCCTGGGCGTTGGCGCTCGAGCTGCCGACCGCCACCGCGCGCACGAAGTCCGGTGGCTCGTTCGAGGCGAGCATCGCGTTGAGCCGCGTGCTGTCGTACTCAACAAAGTTGATCTTAATTCCGGGGTTCTTGGACTCGAAGTCGGCGATGTGCGCCTTCGTCAGCTCGTCGGTTTTGTACATGACGGTGAGCGTCACGGTCTTGCTGTTGCCGGACGGGCCGCCCGAGCGGCCTGAGCTGGCGCTGCACGCTCCGAGCAATGGTGTCGCCGCCGCGGCGCCGGCAGCAAGTAGGGCCGAGCTGCTCAGGAGGCGGCGTCGGCTGATACGTCCGTAAAACATGGGCTTCCCTCCGCCAACCAGTGGGAATTCGCTATGAGCGTTCACAGTGCTCGCTCCAGTTGTGGTGGAGAACGGTCGCGGCGGCGAGTAACGCAAACGCCACCGAGATCTTTTTCATGGAACCCTCCAAGGAGGTCGTGCTCAGGGGCGGAGGACGGGCATAACAGACGACCCGTTGGCGCTAGCGCTCTGCGCCACGAGCGGGTGATCAGTCCGCTCGAGCAGCCCTGGTGTCGCTGTGCCGGAGGGCCGGTGTCGACGGTCACGGTCGAGCGGAGGCCATGACACTACGTGGTCTGCGATGCGGCGTGACCGGGATCGGCTGGGAAGCCGCAGGCAGGGGTGAGGGTGAGGCCACGTGTCCTCCTCACAGGTCTGATGAGGGTCTGTGAACGTTCCCAGCGACTTATCCCTTGCCGGCGTGAGCATCCACGCG
This window encodes:
- a CDS encoding carbohydrate ABC transporter permease, with protein sequence MTITKIPTPAPTVSTRRRARRPRRPAKTAGAYLLLMTLAILFAGPFAWLVLAALKTKAEWVSIPAKLLPEAPQWDNFTQALTEINFAAYLGNSMFLSFLYAILVTFSSAAVGFGFARLRGRGKRPLFVLLLSTMMLPQILTLIPTYVLFARVGLINTYWPWVLWGLAASPFLVFLFRQFFAGIPAELEDAAIIDGCGYGRIFLQIFLPLSRPVLLTSFLLSFTWIWGDYLGPALFLDPDQTTLSVAISAFYLDPHGNPDSTVQAAAAALYVVPVLVIFLFAQRYFIRGVVSSGLKG
- a CDS encoding carbohydrate ABC transporter permease, which translates into the protein MATERARRGRPSWKRHSSGTFYLFVSPWVLGFALLTALPLGYALAISLTNFNGRSDRWRWVGLRNYAELMGDAEAIASLVRTLAYTAIAVPLMVAGGLGLAVLLNQRLKAVGLFRTIFFLPSVVPIVAMAIMWKLIFNRDAGILNAILEKISIGPIAWLVDPNAFYALIILTLWGLGGGMVIMLAALQGVPAELEEAARVDGATRWHVFRHVTVPIISPVIFFQVVTGIIASLQIIIQPLLLAQTGQVGNVGEVPETTHLYMVQVYQEFFVNSRYGYGSAMLFVFFLVILAITLFVQRSSRLWVHYTVDREADR
- a CDS encoding ABC transporter substrate-binding protein; its protein translation is MNAHSEFPLVGGGKPMFYGRISRRRLLSSSALLAAGAAAATPLLGACSASSGRSGGPSGNSKTVTLTVMYKTDELTKAHIADFESKNPGIKINFVEYDSTRLNAMLASNEPPDFVRAVAVGSSSANAQELYTALDPYMAKSSVLKPEHLLSVNDSFRWDGTRSGQGPYYGIVKDWSQDATLWYNRALFEGAKIQPLSTTEPISYDELLEIGKKLTKKSGGKTQVYGLGVEWAWGLSAPIMMMILQQGGQVYSADLTETDMTTPEALRALRWYVDFAQAGVGPTALDPAPDGADLSLFLAKRMAITQDGYWYGGNFVEESDEIKNNVAMAPAPVMGDKRISPTYVGWGAAIPSKAKHKDEAWKLMEYFMAGPPSEERAKSGWGIPALKAQLTMLPQELPYQKQAYQTQQAELQYAGQLPDSPYMVASDGWNTVLDKQLQRAIKKEITVEQAGKAITDEVNKLLKQGKDQIG